CGGATGAGGAGAAGCGGCGAAACCGGGAGGCGAAATCCAGGCGGGAGACACGTCTTGCCGAAAAAACGAAGGAAAAAGCATGCCAGCTCGATCCGGATACCTGTCTGTGACTCCAGTTCCATCCGCAGTAGTCGTCAAAACCCCCGGTAAATGCAGCCATCCTTGGCCGGGGCATAACAATCGTAATTGTAACTGAGAAGGTCCTCGACACCAATGATCGCTATAATGGTACCGGAGAAAGCTCAATACTGAAGAAAAAAGAGCAGAACTCTGATGAAAAATGTGTTACAAGTAATCGCCTTATCCCTGCTGGATTGACTTTGAGAAGGAGAAAGAAAATTATGGTCCAAACCAATTCATCACCTCCGTCTGATTTTATTAGGGATATTATTGACGAAGATATGAGAACCAACAAGCATCGAGGGCGCGTGGCCACCCGATTTCCGCCCGAACCGAATGGATACCCCCATATCGGGCATGCCAAATCTATCTGCCTCAACTTTGGTATCGCCTCTCAATATGGAGGCGCCTGTAATTTGCGTATGGATGATACGGATCCAACAGGGGAAAGTATGGAATATGTGGAATCGATCATTCGAGACGTGAAGTGGCTGGGTTTTGACTGGGAGGATCGTTTATATTATGCCTCCGATTACTATGAAAAACTTTACCAGTATGCCTTGCAGTTCATCAAAGAGGGCAAGGCTTACGTTTGCAGTTTGAGCGCGGATGAGATGCGGGAGTATCGGGGCACCTTCACAGAACTGGGCAAAGAAAGCCCCTATCGCAACAGATCAATTGAAGAAAACCTTGATTTGTTCGAGCGTATGCGGGCAGGAGAGTTTGAGGATGGAACCCATGTCCTTCGGGCTAAAATAGATATGGCGTCTCCCAATATCACCATGCGCGATCCTGTCATGTACCGCATTAAAAAAGAGACGCACTATCGAACCGGCGATACATGGTGCATCTATCCGATGTATGACTTTGCTCATTGTCTCTCGGACTCTATCGAAGGGATTACCCATTCGATTTGTACCCTGGAGTTTGAAAATAATCGGCCTCTCTATGATTGGTTTTTGGACGAATTGAAAGTGAAACGTCACCCGCAGCAGATTGAATTCGCCCGTCTCAACCTCAGCTATACCATAATGAGTAAACGCAAGCTTCTCGAATTAGTGGAAGGAAAGGTTGTCAGCGGATGGGATGATCCGCAGATGCCCACTATATCGGGTATGCGGAGACGGGGCTACACTCCCGAAGCGATCCGTGACTTCTGTGAACGTATCGGTGTCGCCAAGAATGACAGTCTTGTCGATATGGCTTTACTGGAGAACTGCATCCGGGATGACCTGAATGAAAAGGCGCCACGGGTCATGGCGGTGCTTCGACCGCTACGCGTGGTTATCGATAACTACCCGGAAGACCGGGTTGAAAAGTTCGATTGCCCCTATCATCCCAAGAATATCGAAATGGGGTTCCGGAAAGTACCCTTCTCCCGGGTTTTGTATATAGAGCAAGAGGATTTTCTGGAGAATCCTCCCAAGAAGTTTTATCGGCTATCTCCCGGCAGAGAAGTCCGTCTCCGCTATGGGTATTTTATAAAGTGCGTGAGCGTTGTCAAAAATCCGGACACGGGAGAAGCGGTCGAAGTGCACTGTACCTATGACCCGGAGACGCGAAGCGGGTTTGCTCCCGATGGCCGGAAGGTGGACGCAACCATCCATTGGGTATCGGCAGCTCATTCCATCCCAGCCGAAGTACGCCTTTACGACCGACTTTTTCGTGTTGCCGATCCACTGGGTGAAGGTTCTGATTTTACGGAGTATCTGAATCCAAAATCATTGGAAATTCTCAGGTCGTGCCGGTTGGAGCCAAGCCTGGCAAATGCGACACCGGGAAGCCGGTTCCAGTTTGAACGGCTTGGCTATTTCTGTGTGGATGATCGTGATTCTTCCGATACGGCACTGGTGTTCAACCGAACGGTTACGTTGCGTGATTCCTGGGCTAAAATCTCAGAGAAGAGGGGATAAAAGAGAGAAAGCATGGTATAAAAACGTAAAGAAATAACAAAGAATAGCTTGATTTGACTTTAACCATGCTCTACCATTTTAGAGGCTGTTTTTGGATGTTATGGTCGCAATATGGTCACAAAAAAATCGAATCAAAAGGACAGTAAAATGAACCTGGACACATTGGAGAAAATTGATGAGATCAAGACCAAAGGCGACACGCACAGACCCCTCGACAAGCACTTGCTTAATCAGATCAAGGAATATTTCAGGATCGGCCTGACCTATTCAAGCAATGCCCTTGAAGGAAACTCTCTTACAGAGACAGAAACCAAAATTGTCATTGAGGACGGTATCACCATAGGCGGGAAACCCCTCAGGGATCATTATGAGGCCATAGGGCATAGCGAGGCGTATACTCTTCTCTATGAGCTGGCAAAGCAAAAGAACATCACAGAAAAGTACATAAAAGACCTTCACAGGCTTTTCTACTATCGGATCAACGCAAAGCAAGCCGGTAAATATCGCCGTCAAAAGGTTTTCATTACCGGCACGGATTTCATACCGCCTGCCCCTGAGAAGATACCTGATCTTATGGCGGCTTTTATTGAAAGGGTACAATATATCCGGAAAGAAAGTCACACTGTAGAATTCGCGGCATGGATGCACAAGGAACTGGTAACGATACACCCTTTCAT
This region of Deltaproteobacteria bacterium genomic DNA includes:
- a CDS encoding glutamine--tRNA ligase/YqeY domain fusion protein gives rise to the protein MVQTNSSPPSDFIRDIIDEDMRTNKHRGRVATRFPPEPNGYPHIGHAKSICLNFGIASQYGGACNLRMDDTDPTGESMEYVESIIRDVKWLGFDWEDRLYYASDYYEKLYQYALQFIKEGKAYVCSLSADEMREYRGTFTELGKESPYRNRSIEENLDLFERMRAGEFEDGTHVLRAKIDMASPNITMRDPVMYRIKKETHYRTGDTWCIYPMYDFAHCLSDSIEGITHSICTLEFENNRPLYDWFLDELKVKRHPQQIEFARLNLSYTIMSKRKLLELVEGKVVSGWDDPQMPTISGMRRRGYTPEAIRDFCERIGVAKNDSLVDMALLENCIRDDLNEKAPRVMAVLRPLRVVIDNYPEDRVEKFDCPYHPKNIEMGFRKVPFSRVLYIEQEDFLENPPKKFYRLSPGREVRLRYGYFIKCVSVVKNPDTGEAVEVHCTYDPETRSGFAPDGRKVDATIHWVSAAHSIPAEVRLYDRLFRVADPLGEGSDFTEYLNPKSLEILRSCRLEPSLANATPGSRFQFERLGYFCVDDRDSSDTALVFNRTVTLRDSWAKISEKRG
- a CDS encoding Fic family protein yields the protein MVTKKSNQKDSKMNLDTLEKIDEIKTKGDTHRPLDKHLLNQIKEYFRIGLTYSSNALEGNSLTETETKIVIEDGITIGGKPLRDHYEAIGHSEAYTLLYELAKQKNITEKYIKDLHRLFYYRINAKQAGKYRRQKVFITGTDFIPPAPEKIPDLMAAFIERVQYIRKESHTVEFAAWMHKELVTIHPFIDGNGRAARLLMNLALLQAGYPISIIPPILRREYLNTLDMTHRGNNRPFTNFIAGVCYESAKEYLRLLES